A stretch of the Aegilops tauschii subsp. strangulata cultivar AL8/78 chromosome 4, Aet v6.0, whole genome shotgun sequence genome encodes the following:
- the LOC109761052 gene encoding uncharacterized protein isoform X2 — translation MATVARSPSPSPAAARPCPAMRRSADSNPFKPADCPSQRSSTSKGGGGVCGCHHSSPSPRRRSLSSSFGEKENEPRDRTPKPAARSGGPKNFMAPTISAASKAASPRNSSKVLGERNHHDTPHLAPFSPANLAHKPKGPPPEAGAPRRLRLSFEAPPAATAPHGLLAAGMEDPVLGSVNHHHAEANSVGAERSLRHSFEAPSAAAAWHGPLAGDDDDAGMEDPVRVGVGVNRPHAAADPVGAEPSRAALYDPKTNYTSPRPRFLHYKPNPRVDIYRHGGAGVRRLEDGFASASASESSDETDATATTEDDLTEEEQEQAEQNHLPGEQPALAAPPEAAEACVLAPEPAPGSPPPPLLLSPEAAAVTPEPARVPAPEPRATPPRARALTPEPEHGARAPAKKGSALRFLLPLAFVLFMSAASVCVLLQPDSPIMSRASSFLSVQESHPVELAAWLKQWSSSSLDSITSYWEALASTSTQEQEYFGPHFAANWSAAAADGDHGAAADFYYNFAEAWPVTSEEPISSANALPAEPEEESVDDAGVGEESDASDYYDMVVDELDVEMSEEAPGSSYGATVLEEQLKIQDAVSEASSADLIAESEGVAAVVEEESDASDYSKAVDERASEAAPGSSNGEEISQDLDTPSEPAELREQDVESEEPEDNHGNSKEDKEPHLGLESDSSMSPSYLDRISKPAAAAGVAIVVVILSASIAALSMRKKQAQVATSANAPAEQAEEAETQSGSASSEGHRLVKSPQAGETERFGDSGFSQYSSSLSSGHGHGRGKTKEEENVGLEPASKRESMSYSTSSYGSFTTYEKIAAKKRNKDDEAMTPVRRSSRLRSVKSPEAESS, via the exons ATGGCAACGGTGGCCAggtccccgtccccgtcgccggcCGCGGCCAGGCCGTGCCCTGCCATGCGGAGGAGCGCCGACTCCAACCCCTTCAAGCCCGCCG ATTGCCCGTCGCAGAGGAGCTCCACCTccaagggcggcggcggcgtctgcGGGTGCCACCACTCCTCGCCCTCGCCGCGCCGGAggtccctctcctcctcctttgGGGAGAAGGAGAACGAGCCGCGGGACCGCACCCCCAAGCCCGCGGCGCGCTCTGGCGGCCCCAAGAACTTCATGGCGCCCACCATCTCCGCCGCGTCCAAGGCCGCCTCGCCCAGGAACAGCAGCAAGGTGCTCGGCGAGCGCAACCACCACGACACGCCCCACCTCGCGCCCTTCTCCCCCGCCAACCTCGCGCACAAGCCCAAGGGGCCACCGCCCGAGGCGggagccccgcgccgcctgcgccTCTCCTTCGAGGCCCCTCCCGCGGCCACCGCACCGCACGGCTTGCTCGCCGCGGGGATGGAGGATCCCGTGTTAGGCAGCGTGAACCACCACCACGCGGAGGCCAATTCGGTGGGCGCGGAGCGCAGCCTGCGGCACTCGTTCGAGGCCCCTTCCGCGGCGGCCGCGTGGCACGGCCCGCTCGCTGGAGATGATGACGACGCGGGGATGGAGGATCCCGTGCGCGTGGGCGTGGGCGTCAACCGCCCGCACGCCGCGGCCGATCCGGTGGGCGCGGAGCCGTCCCGGGCGGCCCTGTACGACCCCAAGACCAACTACACTTCGCCGCGGCCGCGGTTCCTCCACTACAAGCCCAACCCCCGCGTCGACATCTACCGGCACGGCGGCGCTGGCGTCAGGCGCCTCGAGGACGGcttcgcctccgcctccgcctcggAGAGCAGCGACGAAACCGACGCCACTGCCACCACGGAGGACGACCTCACGGAGGAGGAGCAAGagcaagcagagcaaaatcatcTGCCGGGGGAACAGCCAGCTCTCGCCGCTCCACCTGAGGCTGCCGAGGCCTGCGTCCTGGCGCCAGAGCCCGCGCCGGgttcgccgccgcctcctctgcTGCTGTCACCGGAGGCTGCTGCGGTGACGCCAGAGCCGGCTCGCGTTCCTGCACCGGAGCCTAGGGCGACTCCTCCGCGAGCCCGTGCACTGACGCCGGAGCCGGAGCATGGGGCGCGAGCTCCAGCCAAGAAGGGATCCGCGTTGAGGTTCCTGCTCCCCCTCGCTTTCGTTCTGTTCATGTCTGCTGCTTCCGTGTGCGTGCTGCTGCAGCCAGATTCCCCGATCATGTCGAGGGCGTCCAGCTTTCTTTCAGTTCAAGAATCACACCCTGTGGAGTTGGCTGCTTGGCTCAAGCAATGGTCAAGCAGTTCGTTGGATTCGATCACGTCTTACTGGGAGGCCTTGGCTTCCACATCCACACAAGAGCAAGAGTACTTTGGTCCGCATTTCGCAGCCAACTGGAGTGCTGCAGCTGCCGATGGTGACCATGGTGCTGCTGCTGATTTCTACTACAACTTCGCCGAGGCATGGCCAGTGACGAGTGAAGAGCCTATTAGCAGCGCCAATGCCTTGCCTGCAGAGCCGGAAGAAGAATCAGTTGATGATGCTGGAGTGGGAGAAGAATCTGATGCATCAGACTACTACGACATGGTAGTAGATGAGCTTGATGTTGAAATGTCAGAAGAAGCTCCTGGTAGCAGCTATGGTGCCACTGTCCTGGAGGAGCAGTTGAAGATCCAGGATGCAGTTTCTGAAGCAAGCAGTGCTGACTTGATTGCAGAATCAGAGGGTGTTGCTGCAGTGGTAGAAGAAGAATCTGATGCATCAGACTACTCCAAGGCAGTAGATGAGCGGGCATCAGAAGCAGCTCCAGGTAGCAGCAATGGCGAAGAGATCAGTCAGGATTTGGACACCCCGTCTGAACCTGCTGAGCTGCGTGAGCAAGATGTTGAGAGTGAAGAGCCCGAGGACAATCACGGCAATAGCAAGGAAGACAAGGAGCCGCATCTTGGTCTTGAGTCAGATTCCAGCATGTCGCCAAGCTACTTGGACAGAATCTCAAAGCCTGCAGCAGCAGCAGGTGTTGCCATTGTCGTGGTCATTCTTTCAGCCAGCATTGCTGCCCTTTCCATGAGGAAGAAGCAAGCTCAGGTTGCCACAAGTGCCAATGCACCAGCTGAGCAAGCCGAGGAAGCTGAGACTCAATCTGGTTCAGCGAGCAGTGAGGGCCATCGTCTTGTCAAGTCTCCTCAGGCAGGAGAAACTGAGCGATTTGGTGACTCTGGTTTCTCTCAGTACAGCAGCAGCTTGTCGTCTGGCCATGGCCATGGCAGGGGGAAGACCAAGGAGGAAGAGAACGTCGGCCTCGAGCCCGCGTCCAAGAGGGAGTCCATGTCATACTCCACATCATCCTATGGCAGCTTCACGACCTATGAGAAGATCGCTGCCAAGAAA agGAACAAGGATGATGAGGCGATGACCCCGGTCCGGCGCTCCAGCAGGCTGCGGAGTGTCAAATCACCCGAGGCCGAGTCTAGTTAG
- the LOC109761052 gene encoding uncharacterized protein isoform X1, whose amino-acid sequence MATVARSPSPSPSPAAARPCPAMRRSADSNPFKPADCPSQRSSTSKGGGGVCGCHHSSPSPRRRSLSSSFGEKENEPRDRTPKPAARSGGPKNFMAPTISAASKAASPRNSSKVLGERNHHDTPHLAPFSPANLAHKPKGPPPEAGAPRRLRLSFEAPPAATAPHGLLAAGMEDPVLGSVNHHHAEANSVGAERSLRHSFEAPSAAAAWHGPLAGDDDDAGMEDPVRVGVGVNRPHAAADPVGAEPSRAALYDPKTNYTSPRPRFLHYKPNPRVDIYRHGGAGVRRLEDGFASASASESSDETDATATTEDDLTEEEQEQAEQNHLPGEQPALAAPPEAAEACVLAPEPAPGSPPPPLLLSPEAAAVTPEPARVPAPEPRATPPRARALTPEPEHGARAPAKKGSALRFLLPLAFVLFMSAASVCVLLQPDSPIMSRASSFLSVQESHPVELAAWLKQWSSSSLDSITSYWEALASTSTQEQEYFGPHFAANWSAAAADGDHGAAADFYYNFAEAWPVTSEEPISSANALPAEPEEESVDDAGVGEESDASDYYDMVVDELDVEMSEEAPGSSYGATVLEEQLKIQDAVSEASSADLIAESEGVAAVVEEESDASDYSKAVDERASEAAPGSSNGEEISQDLDTPSEPAELREQDVESEEPEDNHGNSKEDKEPHLGLESDSSMSPSYLDRISKPAAAAGVAIVVVILSASIAALSMRKKQAQVATSANAPAEQAEEAETQSGSASSEGHRLVKSPQAGETERFGDSGFSQYSSSLSSGHGHGRGKTKEEENVGLEPASKRESMSYSTSSYGSFTTYEKIAAKKRNKDDEAMTPVRRSSRLRSVKSPEAESS is encoded by the exons ATGGCAACGGTGGCCAggtccccgtccccgtccccgtcgccggcCGCGGCCAGGCCCTGCCCCGCCATGCGGAGGAGCGCCGACTCCAACCCCTTCAAGCCCGCCG ATTGCCCGTCGCAGAGGAGCTCCACCTccaagggcggcggcggcgtctgcGGGTGCCACCACTCCTCGCCCTCGCCGCGCCGGAggtccctctcctcctcctttgGGGAGAAGGAGAACGAGCCGCGGGACCGCACCCCCAAGCCCGCGGCGCGCTCTGGCGGCCCCAAGAACTTCATGGCGCCCACCATCTCCGCCGCGTCCAAGGCCGCCTCGCCCAGGAACAGCAGCAAGGTGCTCGGCGAGCGCAACCACCACGACACGCCCCACCTCGCGCCCTTCTCCCCCGCCAACCTCGCGCACAAGCCCAAGGGGCCACCGCCCGAGGCGggagccccgcgccgcctgcgccTCTCCTTCGAGGCCCCTCCCGCGGCCACCGCACCGCACGGCTTGCTCGCCGCGGGGATGGAGGATCCCGTGTTAGGCAGCGTGAACCACCACCACGCGGAGGCCAATTCGGTGGGCGCGGAGCGCAGCCTGCGGCACTCGTTCGAGGCCCCTTCCGCGGCGGCCGCGTGGCACGGCCCGCTCGCTGGAGATGATGACGACGCGGGGATGGAGGATCCCGTGCGCGTGGGCGTGGGCGTCAACCGCCCGCACGCCGCGGCCGATCCGGTGGGCGCGGAGCCGTCCCGGGCGGCCCTGTACGACCCCAAGACCAACTACACTTCGCCGCGGCCGCGGTTCCTCCACTACAAGCCCAACCCCCGCGTCGACATCTACCGGCACGGCGGCGCTGGCGTCAGGCGCCTCGAGGACGGcttcgcctccgcctccgcctcggAGAGCAGCGACGAAACCGACGCCACTGCCACCACGGAGGACGACCTCACGGAGGAGGAGCAAGagcaagcagagcaaaatcatcTGCCGGGGGAACAGCCAGCTCTCGCCGCTCCACCTGAGGCTGCCGAGGCCTGCGTCCTGGCGCCAGAGCCCGCGCCGGgttcgccgccgcctcctctgcTGCTGTCACCGGAGGCTGCTGCGGTGACGCCAGAGCCGGCTCGCGTTCCTGCACCGGAGCCTAGGGCGACTCCTCCGCGAGCCCGTGCACTGACGCCGGAGCCGGAGCATGGGGCGCGAGCTCCAGCCAAGAAGGGATCCGCGTTGAGGTTCCTGCTCCCCCTCGCTTTCGTTCTGTTCATGTCTGCTGCTTCCGTGTGCGTGCTGCTGCAGCCAGATTCCCCGATCATGTCGAGGGCGTCCAGCTTTCTTTCAGTTCAAGAATCACACCCTGTGGAGTTGGCTGCTTGGCTCAAGCAATGGTCAAGCAGTTCGTTGGATTCGATCACGTCTTACTGGGAGGCCTTGGCTTCCACATCCACACAAGAGCAAGAGTACTTTGGTCCGCATTTCGCAGCCAACTGGAGTGCTGCAGCTGCCGATGGTGACCATGGTGCTGCTGCTGATTTCTACTACAACTTCGCCGAGGCATGGCCAGTGACGAGTGAAGAGCCTATTAGCAGCGCCAATGCCTTGCCTGCAGAGCCGGAAGAAGAATCAGTTGATGATGCTGGAGTGGGAGAAGAATCTGATGCATCAGACTACTACGACATGGTAGTAGATGAGCTTGATGTTGAAATGTCAGAAGAAGCTCCTGGTAGCAGCTATGGTGCCACTGTCCTGGAGGAGCAGTTGAAGATCCAGGATGCAGTTTCTGAAGCAAGCAGTGCTGACTTGATTGCAGAATCAGAGGGTGTTGCTGCAGTGGTAGAAGAAGAATCTGATGCATCAGACTACTCCAAGGCAGTAGATGAGCGGGCATCAGAAGCAGCTCCAGGTAGCAGCAATGGCGAAGAGATCAGTCAGGATTTGGACACCCCGTCTGAACCTGCTGAGCTGCGTGAGCAAGATGTTGAGAGTGAAGAGCCCGAGGACAATCACGGCAATAGCAAGGAAGACAAGGAGCCGCATCTTGGTCTTGAGTCAGATTCCAGCATGTCGCCAAGCTACTTGGACAGAATCTCAAAGCCTGCAGCAGCAGCAGGTGTTGCCATTGTCGTGGTCATTCTTTCAGCCAGCATTGCTGCCCTTTCCATGAGGAAGAAGCAAGCTCAGGTTGCCACAAGTGCCAATGCACCAGCTGAGCAAGCCGAGGAAGCTGAGACTCAATCTGGTTCAGCGAGCAGTGAGGGCCATCGTCTTGTCAAGTCTCCTCAGGCAGGAGAAACTGAGCGATTTGGTGACTCTGGTTTCTCTCAGTACAGCAGCAGCTTGTCGTCTGGCCATGGCCATGGCAGGGGGAAGACCAAGGAGGAAGAGAACGTCGGCCTCGAGCCCGCGTCCAAGAGGGAGTCCATGTCATACTCCACATCATCCTATGGCAGCTTCACGACCTATGAGAAGATCGCTGCCAAGAAA agGAACAAGGATGATGAGGCGATGACCCCGGTCCGGCGCTCCAGCAGGCTGCGGAGTGTCAAATCACCCGAGGCCGAGTCTAGTTAG